The window CGAGCCGCGAGTGTCACTTCATGCAGACTAATGCGTCCATCCGTGTGCCAGACCTTGAAGTCGGGCGTGTAGAGATGGCCTTTCCCCGACGGGTCGCGGTAGGAGATAGGGTCGGGTTGGCTGAGGTAATCCTGCACATCGGCGCTGCGGTCGAGGCGCAGCAGCAAACTCCGCTCCGCGAATGATTCGAACTGCACGGTGCGTCCGGCTTTGTTGGTGACCACGCCGCAAAGCGTCTGTCCATTGCTGTGGACACGGCGGCTGTTGTCGGTTGGCGGCTTGCGGTTGAATCCCATGATCTCGGTCTCCTGTTTTTGAGCGCTGACGTAGACGGGCGCTGCACGAACTTGGCAGCCTCCCCGACTGACGATATGCCATGCGACTCAAGTCCTGCCAACTCGCGTTTAACCTGAAAGGGCAGCCCATTCCATACCGCTGTTCTGCTGTCGCCAACCGCCTTGCCACCGCATACCCCTGCACCCGCGCCCGATGTCTTCGCACCGAGTGAGCCAGCCACCTGCCCTC of the Candidatus Flexicrinis proximus genome contains:
- a CDS encoding Tn7 transposase TnsA N-terminal domain-containing protein, whose protein sequence is MGFNRKPPTDNSRRVHSNGQTLCGVVTNKAGRTVQFESFAERSLLLRLDRSADVQDYLSQPDPISYRDPSGKGHLYTPDFKVWHTDGRISLHEVTLAARSQTPPLQQRHTAAAQFCRERGWQYHLHTETTLPQGANWQICWHCGATVRVVMPTRSFAMPCSPRWTRVNSACIRWS